Within the Marixanthomonas sp. SCSIO 43207 genome, the region TTGTCCTCGATTATAGACTTCAGGAACATTTTTTATTTCGGTTTTTGTTCCGTTTGAAAAATGAATAAGACTTCCTGCTTTTTCAGTAATAAGCATACTGCCATTGGGTAACCAAGTCATTCCCCAAGGATTGTTGAGGTTGTTTACTATTTTTTCAGTTGTATAGCCTCTTTTTTCTGAAGTTTTAATAGCTACATCGTTTTCTTTTTTACGCTGAGCACATGAAGTAATTACCGAAAAGGAAAGTAGCAGTATTATTAGCTTTTTCATAGTATGAATTTCTTTTTGAAAAGATACTAAAATAGCTTGAAATGTAAAAGTCCCCAAAGTTTATAACTAAGGGGACTTAGCAGGGGCAAAAAAGTTTTTAAAGTCTAACCATTCTTATTGTGGATCTCTGACTTATTTTATTTACGAAAAATATAGGGTAGGCGGTTTTATTTTCTGAAGAAAAATTAATTCTCTTGAAGGGCTGCTTCTAGTTCTTCGGTCATTTCTAGGTTGTGAAATACATCTTGAACATCATCATCATCTTCAAAAGCATCTATTAATGATACAATTTGCTTAGCTTCTTCAAGTGGGAGTGTTTTGGTGTTTAATGGTATGCGTTGCAGTTCGGCATTTTGAGTTTCAATTTGTAATGACTCCAACTTTTCAGACATTTTTCCAAAGTCTGTAAAATCACTGTAAATAATAAAAAACTCTTCTTCATTTTCAAACTTTGTAGCACCAGCTTCTATAAGTTCTAGTTGTAATTCTTCCAAGTCCCAATCGAGCGCTTCTTTCTTCAGTGTAAAAACACCTTTGCGATTAAAAAGAAACTCTAAAGAGCCATTGGTGCCTAAACTTCCGTCGTGTTTTGTAAAAATAGATCTTACAGATGCTACAGTGCGGTTTGTGTTATCTGTTGTGCACTCCACATAAAAGGCAATGCCGTGAGGACCATATCCTTCAAAAGTGATTTTTTCATAGCTGTCTGCATCTGCGCCCGACGCCTTTTTGATTGCGCGTTCAATTGTGTCTTTGGGCATATTTACGCCTTTAGCGTTTTGAATAGCGTTACGCAAAGCAGGGTTGGTTTCTGGATCACCGTTTTGGTTATTCTCTTTAATTGCAACGGTAATTTCTTTAATAACACGAGTAAATTGCTTAGCGCGTTTTTTATCTTGTGCTCCTTTTCTATGCTTAATATTTGCCCATTTGCTGTGTCCTGCCATACGTTTTAAAAATTTTAATGTTAAAATCTATTTTTTTTATTTAAATAGAAAAAATATAAATCTTAAAATTTTCTGAAAAAAAACAGATTACACCTTACCAATAAATTCTGACTTTGAGACCTTCCTTCAAAACTGTATCTTTACGCAAAATATCTTTTTATGAGTGCAACATATAAAGCTGTTGTTAACGAATCATTTGAATTCTCGTTACAAAGCAGTGATATTGAAACGTTAGATAGCGTTTCAGAAGGAAAAAACAAAATCAATTTACTACAAAACTCCAAATCGGTAACGGCACAAGTACTTTCTACAGACTTACTTTCTAGAACCTATACTATTAAAGTAAACGGTAATAGGTATACCGTAAAAATTGAAAACGAACTGGATGCACTTATTGCAGACATGGGGCTTTCACTTGGTGCCAATGCTGTTGAGAATGAAATTCATGCACCAATGCCGGGATTAATTCTTGAAGTAAGTGTAAAAGAAGGCGATAAGGTTTCTGAAGGCGATTCTCTTTGCGTTCTTGAAGCTATGAAAATGGAAAACGCACTAGGCGCACCTAGAGATGGCGTAGTGAAGGCAGTACACATTGCCAAAGGAGAAACTGTAGATAAAAACGCATTGTTAATTGAACTAGAAGACTAATGGATATAAAAAAAATATTGATAGCCAATCGCGGAGAAATTGCACTTCGAGTTATGAAAACCGCCCGCAACATGGGCTTAAAAACGGTTGCTGTTTTTTCTGAAGCAGACCGAAATGCACCACACGTGAAATTTGCAGACGAAGCTGTTTGCATAGGTCCGCCACCTTCTTCAGAATCTTATTTAAAAGGTGACTTGATAATAAAAACCGCAAAACAACTTAATGTAGATGCTATTCATCCTGGCTATGGATTTTTAAGTGAAAATGCTGATTTTGGAGAAGCGGTAGAAAAAGCAGGATTACTATTTATAGGTCCAAAGTCATACGCTATTAAAGTCATGGGAGACAAGCTAGCGGCCAAAGAAGCTGTTAAGGATTATGATATCCCTATGGTTCCTGGTATTGATGAAGCTATTACAGATGTTGATAAAGCTACTGCCATTGCAAAAGATATTGGGTTTCCTATTTTAATTAAAGCTGCTGCTGGTGGTGGTGGAAAAGGAATGCGTGTAGTTGAAAAAGAAAAAGAATTAGGAGAACAAATGAAACGCGCCATTAGTGAAGCTGAATCTGCTTTTGGTAATGGAGCTGTTTTTATTGAAAAATATGTTGCATCACCTAGGCACATCGAAATTCAAGTACTAGCAGATACCCACGGAAATATTGTACACCTATTTGAACGCGAATGCAGCGTACAACGTAGACATCAAAAAGTAGTTGAAGAAGCACCTTCCTCGGTATTGACCCCTCAATTAAGAAATAAAATGGGTGAAGCAGCTGTAAAAGTTGCAAAGGCCTGTGATTATGTAGGTGCCGGGACTGTTGAGTTTTTACTAGATGAAAATCATAATTTTTATTTTCTAGAAATGAACACTCGATTACAAGTAGAACACCCGGTTACAGAATGGATTACAGGAGTTGACCTTGTAGAAGAGCAAATTAAAATAGCAGACGGTCAACCATTGTCATTCTCTCAAGAAGATTTAACAATAACCGGCCACGCATTAGAGCTTCGAGTGTATGCAGAAGATTCATTAGATAACTTTATGCCAAGCGTAGGGACACTAGAAGTTTACAATCCACCAAAGGGAGACTTTATAAGAGTAGATGATGGTTTTACAGAAGGAATGGAAGTACCTATTCAATATGATCCTATGTTGTCAAAGTTAATTACCTACGGAAAAACCCGTAACGAAGCAATTCAACATATGATTGAAGCTATAGCAAATTATGAAGTAGAAGGTGTAAGCACGACGTTACCTTTTGGAAAGTTTGTATGTGAACATGAAGCTTTCAGAAGTGGAAACTTTGACACCCATTTTGTAAAGAAGTTTTATTCAGAAGAATTATTAAAAGAAGAAATAAAAGAAGAAGCAGCAATAGCAGCAAAAATTGCCCTTCAAGCATATTTGAAAGAAGCAAAACAATTACGAGTACCTAAACATTAATAGCGATAGAGTTTATGAGCGATACCAATAAAGAATTACAGAAAAAGATAGCCGAAGCAAAATTAGGCGGAGGTGAAAAACGAATTGCCAAACAACACGAAAAAAAGAAACTAACAGCTAGAGAGCGCGTTGAGTACCTTCTAGATGAGGGTTCTTTTGAAGAAATGGGAATCTTGGTTACTCACCGTACTACTGATTTTGGTATGGACAAACAAAAGTTTTATGGAGACGGGGTGGTAACCGGATATGGTACCATAGATAATAGGCTTGTTTATGTTTTTGCACAAGATTTTACAGTTTTTGGTGGTGCTTTATCTGAAACTCACGCCGAAAAAATATGTAAAATTATGGATCACGCACTGCGTGTTGGTGCGCCAGTAATTGGATTGAATGACTCTGGAGGCGCTCGTATTCAAGAAGGAGTACGATCGCTAGGTGGATATGCCGATATTTTTTACAGAAATGTACAGTCTTCAGGAGTGATTCCTCAAATTTCGGCTATTATGGGACCTTGTGCGGGCGGTGCAGTTTACTCTCCGGCAATGACAGATTTTACTATGATGGTACAGGACAGTAGTTATATGTTTGTTACCGGTCCTAATGTTGTAAAAACTGTAACCAATGAAAATGTCACTTCAGAAGAATTAGGAGGCGCACATACCCATGCTACCAAGAGTGGTGTTACACATTTTACGGCAAGTAATGACATTGTATGTTTGGAGCAGATAAAACAATTGCTCAGCTACTTACCACAAAATAACCAAACAACACCAAAATCTCTTCCGTATGAATTAGGTGACGAAATTAGAGAAGAACTAGAGTCTATAGTTCCAGACTCTTCCAATAAACCGTACGATATGCATACTGTTATCAATGGTATTATTGATGCCAATTCTTTTTTTGAGGTTCATAAAGATTACGCAGATAATATTATTGTAGGATTTGCTAGGTTAGGGGGGAGAAGTATAGGTATAGTTGCCAATCAACCTATGAGTCTTGCAGGTGTTTTAGATGTAGATAGTAGTAAAAAAGGAGCTCGCTTTACTCGTTTTTGTGATGCATTTAATATTCCATTACTGGTATTGGTTGATGTACCCGGCTTTTTACCCGGAACAGATCAAGAATGGAATGGTATTATCCTTCACGGAGCCAAACTTTTATATGCACTAAGTGAAGCGACAGTACCAAGAGTTACTGTAATTACCAGAAAAGCCTATGGAGGAGCATATGATGTAATGAATAGTAAACACATAGGTGCAGATATGAATTATGCGTGGCCAACTGCAGAAATTGCTGTGATGGGGGCAAAAGGAGCAAGTGAGATAATTTTCAGAAAAGAAATTGCAGCTGCAAAAGATCCTGAACTCAAATTATCTGAAAAAGAAGCCGAGTACGCAGAAGCTTTTGCTAATCCATTTAAAGCTGCACAACGTGGTTTTATTGATGAGGTAATTCAACCAAAAGAAACTAGAAGAAAACTGCTTAAAGCATTTTCTATGCTAGAAACCAAAACTGTAGATAGACCAAAACGTAAACACGGAAACATTCCTCTTTAAAAAGAAGTGTCGTTAAATTATTTGGCAAACAAAGTATAATTTTAAGTATTGTGTTAAATCTTTTTTAAAAGCAACTAGATTTAGTATTCATAATTTTTGATTGGTTAAATGTTTAGTTAGCATTGCATACATTAAAAATATGAATACAAAAAAAACAATAATGTCAAAATTCAAAGCAACAACACTCGTATTATTGGTAACTTTATTTAGCGGTATGTCTGTAGCACAAGCCCAAGATAAAATTTCAGACGCCGAATTAAATAAATTTGCAAAAGCTTTTCAGGTAATTCAAATGGAAAACCAAAAAGCACAGCAAAAAATGGCAACCGTGATAAAAGACAACGGTATGGAAGTTGAGCGTTTTTCAGCGATACAACAAGCTAGTTCAAACCCAAATCAAGAAGTAGAAGCAACAGATGCTGAAATGAAAAAGCACGATGCAATTATGGCTGAAATAAAAAAGATGCAACCAGCTATAGAAGCTAAAATGGAAAAAGCAGTAGCAGATTCAGGAATAACCATTGAGCGATATCAAGCAATTGGCACAGCATTACAACAAGATAAAGATTTACAGCAACGTTTTCAGTCTATTATGATGAAAAACGTTAAGCAGAAGTAATTCTGATATATAAATACATATATAAGGCAACATTTTTGTTGCCTTTTTTTATGTGATAAAAATAAGATTGAATTTGTTCACCTTTATGAATTAATTATTTTTGCAAATCATTACATCGGGATGTGGCGCAGTCCGGTTAGCGTACACGGCTGGGGGCCGTGTGGTCGCAGGTTCAAATCCTGTCATCCCGACAATAAAAGAGCTTCAGTTTTAAAGGAAGATTACTTTCTAGAAACACTGAAGCTTTTTTCATTTACAAATAGCAATGCTTTTTAAAAATAGAAAAAAGTAGCAATTGTTTACACGCATATGTATGCACTTTTTTACTTTTTAATACCCTTCAAAGAGGATTTTTTTTAATTCTATAAATCCACAAAAAAATGATGTTTTTTAATTGTTAACTACCCATTTTTTTAAGCTAAATCGAGATTATTATAAAGCATTAAAAGCCATTTATTTAAAGTTTTTTGAAATGAAAATATTTTTTTCAAGTGGGGTCAATTCCTTTAAAATAAGGGTTTTGACCCAATTGTTGATAACCTCGTTAAAAACCTTTTGAAGGAAGTATGAAATTGCTTTAAATAAAATTTAAACTTTACAATGAGTTAAGGACTACCATTTTTTTTAAGGTTAATTATTAGACCAGCCTACTTCAACAGTGGGTTTGTGATACTTCCTCGACTCTAAAAGTAGCAATCATTTTTTAATATTTAGTAACGGCATGGAGATTTCAAAGATTATTAAACGAGATTACAACACGAGTCCTTTTGTACTCGAAAAAATTACAAATGCGATAGAAAAAGCCATGAAGGCAATAGGTCATGGAAGTGAAAATGACGCAAAGATTATTTCTATGCAGGTCTATGAGAGTTTGTTAAAAGTAAAAGAAAAAGAGCCGGATTATATACCCACCGTTGAGCAAGTACAAGATCTTGTTGAAGACAAATTAATGGGTAGTGAGTTTCACGATGTAGCAAAGGCTTATATCTTATACCGAAATGAGCGTGCATTAAGACGTAAAACAAACATCTTTGAAAAGCGAATTAACTTAAAACCATACGAGTATCCACAATTAAATCAATATGTAGATGCTATTCGCCACTCGTATTGGATACATTCAGAATTTAACTTTACCAGTGATATTCAAGACTTCAAAACAGGTTTAACAGAGCTTGAACGAAGCGCAATAAAAAACACTATGTTGGCTATTTCACAAATAGAAGTAGCGGTAAAAACCTTCTGGGGCGATATATACCATAGAATGCCAAAACCAGAAATTGGTGCCGTGGGAGCAACATTTGCCGAAAGTGAAGTACGTCATCACGATGCTTATTCACATCTTATTGAAATTTTAGGATTGAATGCAGAATTTAATGACCTAAAGAAAAAACCAGTCATTATGAAGCGTGTTCATTACTTAGAAACCGTTTTAAAAAATGCAAAAAGTGAAGACAATAAAGAATATGCAGAATCTATTTTATTGTTCTCTCTGTTTATAGAGCACGTGTCACTTTTTTCTCAGTTTTTAATCATTATGGCATTCAATAAGTATAAAAACATGCTTAAAGGAATTTCAAATGCTGTTGAAGCAACTTCAAAAGAAGAACAAATTCACGGTGATTTTGGAATTGACATCATCAAGATTATAAAAGACGAAAACCCAGAATGGTTTGATGAAGATTATCACAATACCATTAAAGATATGTGCCAAAAGGCATTTGAAGCAGAAAGCAAGGTAATCGATTGGATTTTTGAAAAAGGCGAACTAGACTTTTTGCCAAAATCTGTGATAAATGAATTTATTAAAAACCGTTTCAATCAATCATTAGAATCTATCGGTATTGAAAAGATATTTGATGTAAATGAAAACCTATTACAAGAAACAGAATGGTTTGATGATGAAATTATAGGAACCAAGCACGGAGATTTCTTTGTAAAGAGATCTATCAACTACAGTAAAAGAACACAAAGTATAACCAGCGACGATTTATTTTAAACTATGGCCGAAAACTCAACTAACGTACAGCAAAAGGTAGAAACAAATACTACCAACGATGCCAATGAACTATTAAAGGCACGTAAAGGAACCCTTAAAAATGCTGCAACCAGCACAGAAGATCACTCTTCATTTAAGTGGCTTACAGAAAACAGTAGAAAATTTTTAGCAGCAGGATACCTTTCTGATGGCGTATCTGCAGAAGAACGTATTAGAGAAATTGCAGAACGTGCAGAACAAATATTAGGAATGCCGGGCTACGCAGATAAGTTTTACCATTATATGGGAGAAGGGTTTTACTCTTTAGCCTCTCCAGTCTGGTCAAACTTCGGAAAAAGAAGAGGTTTGCCTATAAGTTGCTTTGGTTCTCACATAGATGATGATATGGGTAACATACTTTATACTCAATCTGAAGTAGGTATGATGTCAAAGCTTGGAGGAGGTACTTCTGGTTATTTCGGTAAAATTAGACACCGAGGTGCCGCTGTAAAAAACAATGGTTATGCTTCGGGTGCGGTTCACATTATGCAACTATTTGATAAAATGGTAGACGTTGTGAGTCAAGGCTCTGTAAGAAGAGGAAGATTTTCACCTTATTTACCAGTAGATCACCCAGATATTGAAGAGTTTTTAGACATTGGTGCCGAAGGAAACTCTATCCAGCAATTAACACACGGAGTTACAGTAGGTAGCGAGTGGATGCAGGATATGATTGACGGGGACGAAAAAAAGAGAAGTATTTGGGCCAAAGTATTACAGCGTCGAGGTGAAATGGGTTATCCATATATTTTCTTTAGAGACAATGCCAATAATGGTAAGCCAGACGTTTATAAAGACAAAAATCACGAGATATATGCAAGTAATCTGTGTACAGAAATTATGCTTCCTTCAAGTGATGAGTGGTCTTTTGTTTGTGTACTTTCTTCTATAAACCTTTTGCACTATGATAAGTGGAAAGATACAGATGCTGTAGAAACAATGGTATATTTCTTAGATGCTGTACTAACAGAATTTATTGAAAAACTAGAAGAATACAGAGACTCTAGCGATAAGGATCACCAACAAACATTCTTATTTATGGAGCGCGCATACAATTTTGCCAAATCAAATCGTGCGTTAGGTTTAGGAGCATTAGGATGGCATTCTTTATTACAGTCTAAAATGCTTCCGTTTGACAGTCAAGAAGCTTATAATTTGAACAGTGAAATATTCAGAGAAATGAAGGAACGTTCTTATAAAGCTTCAGAAGAACTAGCAGAACGATTAGGAGAGCCAGATTTATTAAAAGGATATGGAAGACGTAATGCAACCTTAAATGCAATTGCACCTACAACCTCTTCTGCTTTTATATTAGGTCAAGTATCTCAAGGTATTGAGCCTATTTGGTCAAATGTGTATGTAAAAGATATTGCCAAGATAAAAACAACCATAAAAAATCCATTTTTGGAGCAATTACTTGAAGAAAAAGGGCAAAATAATCCAGAAGTGTGGAGAAGCATACGTGACTTTGATGGTTCTGTTCAACACCTTGACTTTTTAACCGACCTTGAAAAAGATGTGTTTAAAACTTATTCAGAAATTGACCAAACGGCAATTGTGTATCAAGCGGCAAACCGCCAAAACCATATAGATCAAGGACAGTCAATTAACTTACTTGTTCATCCTGATATGCCAGTAAAAGAGATTAACAAAATACATATCACAGCCTGGAAGCTAGGTTTAAAATCTCTATATTATCAACATAGTATGAATGCAGCTCAAAAATTCAAGCAGAAAAAAGAATGTGTGAGTTGTGAAGGGTAACAACCTAGTTAAAAATTATATTTAAAAAAATCTCGTAATGTAGTTTACGAGATTTTTTTTGTCCTTAGCAAAATAATTTTGCCAATACATTTTATTTCAGAAGAATAAAATTTTCTTTTATTTAAACTCTCCTATATGCCATAAAACGCCAGAAGGGTCATATAAGAAAAATTCATTTCCCCAGTCATTATATTGAATAGAGGTTATTTTAACGTTTGGGTATTTCTCATTCAATTTTAAGTTATTTAAATATGTGTGATGTAAAGTAAGATTATCAACCTCAAGAAATATCATTGAATTTTCTACCCAATCTTTTACATAATAATCTTGTAAATAAAACCCCAATGTACCCAACCTGAAATAAGACATTTTCTCAGATGTTTTATATTCTTCAAAGCCTATATCTAGATAAAATTGTCGAGATTGATGGTATTGCTTTGCACCTATAAATGTTCTAATTGATTTTGGTTGAAGTTTCATTAGTTTTATGCTTTTCTAAGAATGTTTTCCATTTTTTTACCTTTAGCAAGTTCATCAACCAATTTATCCAAATACCTAACTTTTTGAGTCAATTCATTGTCAATTTCTTCAACACGGTATCCACAAATTACTCCTTTAATTAAATGTGCGTTGGGGTGTAGGGTTGCTTTTTCAAAAAAAGTTTTAAATGTTGCTTTATCATCAATGAGTTGCTGTAAATCATTTTTATTAAACCCAGTAAGCCATTCAATTACGTGATGTAATTCTTCTATAGTTTTTCCTTTTTTCTCAACCTTGGTTACATAATGCGGATATACCGATGCAAACGTCATTGAGGCCATTCGTTCATTGTGTTTATCTGTGGTTTTCATAAAAAATAGTATATGGTAATTTGTACTAAGGTAGTAAAATATTAGAGTTCAACGATGTTGTAGCTCAAGTTAGGATATTTTAGAGTTTACTCAAGGTATCCCAAACCGTTTATGTTCTAATTACTACTAATCAATTTTTTTACTATAACAATTTGTCCTAAGTGGTAATAACTGTGCTCTATCATTGCATTGATGTTGCGTAAATAGGTTCCGTATTGTTTATTTACAAAAGTTGCATTTAATTGTTCGTCTGTTAGTTTTTCAAGAAATTGAGCAAGCTCTTCGGTATCTTTCCAAAACTGTTTCAAGAATGACTCCCATTGATTTTGTGAAGTAATAGGAGGGAAGTTAAAACTGTCTTTGTCGTGTATTTCAAGTTTACCGTTGATAAAAACATTTTTAATTCCTTGAATGTAATAATGAATGTGTTGAGACAGTTCTGAAATTGTATTTACACTATCTACTTTTTGAGTAGCTGTTTTCCAATCAACAGTTTTTAATTGATCTTTAAAGTTAGTGTTTGCAATCCAAGTTCCGTTTAAAACTACTTCTCTAAGGCGGTTAGCTAATTCTTGATTTTGCTTCATCTTAAAATGGCACTTATTTTTATAAAATATAGGAAAACTTTAATGATAAAAACGATTGGATGGTTTTGTCTTTAGCAATGAAGATTAAATATACCTTTTTCTTCACAATAGCTTATTAAAAAGTAGAAGGGTTATTTTATGGATTTAATGAGGGGTCCTTCTGTTTCGAGGTTGTTTGCTAAGTATAAATTTCCGTTTTAAAAATAAAACTCATAGGTAATGCTCTTTTCAATATGTTATTTATGAAGTTTTTTTAATTTTCTTTTTAGTCTAAACGCTATGATAGTGGGAATAAGCGCTATCAATAACCCAATTAAAATACCTTGTACTGTAAATTTTAAAGTTTGTCTCGTATCAATGTCGTGACGGTGGTTCCAGATTTCTACAATTTTTCCTTCTTCGTTTATTCTAAATACGTTTATAATTGGTATTGTACTGGAGCCAAAAAATACTTTCCCGAAAAAGGTTGACGGGCTGTAGGTTGCTTCCCATCGAGTAGCAACAAGGTCACCTTCTGCAATTTGATAGTTTATTTTTGAATCCCAAGATCCATTATCCCAAAATAAGTCTGCTGTATTTTTTTGTTCAATTGCAGGTTCTGTAACTGCTTTTCGGTCACCAATATCGTGAACTACGTATTCTTCGGCTACATAATCTGCATATTTATCTGTATTGTCTGTAAACCAAAGATCTTGATAAAAGTTTTTGGCAATTTCTTTATTTCTATCTTCTGTGTTTGTGGTCTGTAGGCTATCTGTTTGTGATGAGAGGTTACTCCATAGTAGCACCATTGTTAGTAAAAGTAAATTTTTCATACGTTGAATTATTATTTCAAAAGGGTTGTTAAGCCTATATATGAGTTAATTATTGTGCAACGTTTCAAAAGCAATTTTCCAAGTGCCGTTGGGTTGTTTTCGCCAGCTTACTATATAGGTTCCTACACTTTTTATAGTATCTTGAGTTTCTTTATTGATAAATATTTCATTAAAGCTG harbors:
- a CDS encoding DUF4168 domain-containing protein; the protein is MNTKKTIMSKFKATTLVLLVTLFSGMSVAQAQDKISDAELNKFAKAFQVIQMENQKAQQKMATVIKDNGMEVERFSAIQQASSNPNQEVEATDAEMKKHDAIMAEIKKMQPAIEAKMEKAVADSGITIERYQAIGTALQQDKDLQQRFQSIMMKNVKQK
- a CDS encoding biotin/lipoyl-containing protein; the encoded protein is MSATYKAVVNESFEFSLQSSDIETLDSVSEGKNKINLLQNSKSVTAQVLSTDLLSRTYTIKVNGNRYTVKIENELDALIADMGLSLGANAVENEIHAPMPGLILEVSVKEGDKVSEGDSLCVLEAMKMENALGAPRDGVVKAVHIAKGETVDKNALLIELED
- a CDS encoding ribonucleoside-diphosphate reductase subunit alpha; amino-acid sequence: MAENSTNVQQKVETNTTNDANELLKARKGTLKNAATSTEDHSSFKWLTENSRKFLAAGYLSDGVSAEERIREIAERAEQILGMPGYADKFYHYMGEGFYSLASPVWSNFGKRRGLPISCFGSHIDDDMGNILYTQSEVGMMSKLGGGTSGYFGKIRHRGAAVKNNGYASGAVHIMQLFDKMVDVVSQGSVRRGRFSPYLPVDHPDIEEFLDIGAEGNSIQQLTHGVTVGSEWMQDMIDGDEKKRSIWAKVLQRRGEMGYPYIFFRDNANNGKPDVYKDKNHEIYASNLCTEIMLPSSDEWSFVCVLSSINLLHYDKWKDTDAVETMVYFLDAVLTEFIEKLEEYRDSSDKDHQQTFLFMERAYNFAKSNRALGLGALGWHSLLQSKMLPFDSQEAYNLNSEIFREMKERSYKASEELAERLGEPDLLKGYGRRNATLNAIAPTTSSAFILGQVSQGIEPIWSNVYVKDIAKIKTTIKNPFLEQLLEEKGQNNPEVWRSIRDFDGSVQHLDFLTDLEKDVFKTYSEIDQTAIVYQAANRQNHIDQGQSINLLVHPDMPVKEINKIHITAWKLGLKSLYYQHSMNAAQKFKQKKECVSCEG
- a CDS encoding nuclear transport factor 2 family protein, with translation MKNLLLLTMVLLWSNLSSQTDSLQTTNTEDRNKEIAKNFYQDLWFTDNTDKYADYVAEEYVVHDIGDRKAVTEPAIEQKNTADLFWDNGSWDSKINYQIAEGDLVATRWEATYSPSTFFGKVFFGSSTIPIINVFRINEEGKIVEIWNHRHDIDTRQTLKFTVQGILIGLLIALIPTIIAFRLKRKLKKLHK
- a CDS encoding YebC/PmpR family DNA-binding transcriptional regulator, encoding MAGHSKWANIKHRKGAQDKKRAKQFTRVIKEITVAIKENNQNGDPETNPALRNAIQNAKGVNMPKDTIERAIKKASGADADSYEKITFEGYGPHGIAFYVECTTDNTNRTVASVRSIFTKHDGSLGTNGSLEFLFNRKGVFTLKKEALDWDLEELQLELIEAGATKFENEEEFFIIYSDFTDFGKMSEKLESLQIETQNAELQRIPLNTKTLPLEEAKQIVSLIDAFEDDDDVQDVFHNLEMTEELEAALQEN
- a CDS encoding acyl-CoA carboxylase subunit beta, whose amino-acid sequence is MSDTNKELQKKIAEAKLGGGEKRIAKQHEKKKLTARERVEYLLDEGSFEEMGILVTHRTTDFGMDKQKFYGDGVVTGYGTIDNRLVYVFAQDFTVFGGALSETHAEKICKIMDHALRVGAPVIGLNDSGGARIQEGVRSLGGYADIFYRNVQSSGVIPQISAIMGPCAGGAVYSPAMTDFTMMVQDSSYMFVTGPNVVKTVTNENVTSEELGGAHTHATKSGVTHFTASNDIVCLEQIKQLLSYLPQNNQTTPKSLPYELGDEIREELESIVPDSSNKPYDMHTVINGIIDANSFFEVHKDYADNIIVGFARLGGRSIGIVANQPMSLAGVLDVDSSKKGARFTRFCDAFNIPLLVLVDVPGFLPGTDQEWNGIILHGAKLLYALSEATVPRVTVITRKAYGGAYDVMNSKHIGADMNYAWPTAEIAVMGAKGASEIIFRKEIAAAKDPELKLSEKEAEYAEAFANPFKAAQRGFIDEVIQPKETRRKLLKAFSMLETKTVDRPKRKHGNIPL
- a CDS encoding glyoxalase, whose product is MKLQPKSIRTFIGAKQYHQSRQFYLDIGFEEYKTSEKMSYFRLGTLGFYLQDYYVKDWVENSMIFLEVDNLTLHHTYLNNLKLNEKYPNVKITSIQYNDWGNEFFLYDPSGVLWHIGEFK
- a CDS encoding ribonucleotide-diphosphate reductase subunit beta is translated as MEISKIIKRDYNTSPFVLEKITNAIEKAMKAIGHGSENDAKIISMQVYESLLKVKEKEPDYIPTVEQVQDLVEDKLMGSEFHDVAKAYILYRNERALRRKTNIFEKRINLKPYEYPQLNQYVDAIRHSYWIHSEFNFTSDIQDFKTGLTELERSAIKNTMLAISQIEVAVKTFWGDIYHRMPKPEIGAVGATFAESEVRHHDAYSHLIEILGLNAEFNDLKKKPVIMKRVHYLETVLKNAKSEDNKEYAESILLFSLFIEHVSLFSQFLIIMAFNKYKNMLKGISNAVEATSKEEQIHGDFGIDIIKIIKDENPEWFDEDYHNTIKDMCQKAFEAESKVIDWIFEKGELDFLPKSVINEFIKNRFNQSLESIGIEKIFDVNENLLQETEWFDDEIIGTKHGDFFVKRSINYSKRTQSITSDDLF
- a CDS encoding DUF1572 family protein; amino-acid sequence: MKQNQELANRLREVVLNGTWIANTNFKDQLKTVDWKTATQKVDSVNTISELSQHIHYYIQGIKNVFINGKLEIHDKDSFNFPPITSQNQWESFLKQFWKDTEELAQFLEKLTDEQLNATFVNKQYGTYLRNINAMIEHSYYHLGQIVIVKKLISSN
- the accC gene encoding acetyl-CoA carboxylase biotin carboxylase subunit, translated to MKKILIANRGEIALRVMKTARNMGLKTVAVFSEADRNAPHVKFADEAVCIGPPPSSESYLKGDLIIKTAKQLNVDAIHPGYGFLSENADFGEAVEKAGLLFIGPKSYAIKVMGDKLAAKEAVKDYDIPMVPGIDEAITDVDKATAIAKDIGFPILIKAAAGGGGKGMRVVEKEKELGEQMKRAISEAESAFGNGAVFIEKYVASPRHIEIQVLADTHGNIVHLFERECSVQRRHQKVVEEAPSSVLTPQLRNKMGEAAVKVAKACDYVGAGTVEFLLDENHNFYFLEMNTRLQVEHPVTEWITGVDLVEEQIKIADGQPLSFSQEDLTITGHALELRVYAEDSLDNFMPSVGTLEVYNPPKGDFIRVDDGFTEGMEVPIQYDPMLSKLITYGKTRNEAIQHMIEAIANYEVEGVSTTLPFGKFVCEHEAFRSGNFDTHFVKKFYSEELLKEEIKEEAAIAAKIALQAYLKEAKQLRVPKH
- a CDS encoding DUF2200 domain-containing protein, encoding MKTTDKHNERMASMTFASVYPHYVTKVEKKGKTIEELHHVIEWLTGFNKNDLQQLIDDKATFKTFFEKATLHPNAHLIKGVICGYRVEEIDNELTQKVRYLDKLVDELAKGKKMENILRKA